In one Dreissena polymorpha isolate Duluth1 chromosome 7, UMN_Dpol_1.0, whole genome shotgun sequence genomic region, the following are encoded:
- the LOC127838047 gene encoding LOW QUALITY PROTEIN: uncharacterized protein DDB_G0271670-like (The sequence of the model RefSeq protein was modified relative to this genomic sequence to represent the inferred CDS: deleted 2 bases in 1 codon), with protein sequence SRSSSSSSSSSSSSSSSSSSSSSSSSSSSSSSSSSSSSSSSRSSSSSSSSSSSSSSSSSSSSNSSSSSSSSSSSSSSSSSSSSSSSSSSSSSISSSSSSSSSSSSSSSSSSSSSSSSSSSSSSSSSSSSSSSSSCSSSSSSSSSSSSSSSSSSSSSSSSSSSSSSSSSSSSSSSSSSSSSSSSSSSSSSSSSSSSSSSSNSSSSSSSSSSSSSSSSSSS encoded by the exons agtagaagtagtagtagtagtagtagtagtagtagtagtagtagtagcagtagcagtagcagtagcagtagtagtagtagcagcagtagtagtagtagtagtagtagtagtagtagtagtagtagaagtagtagtagtagtagtagtagtagtagtagtagtagtagtagtagtagtagtagtagcaatagtagcagtagtagtagtagtagtagtagtagtagtagtagtagtagtagtagtagtagtagtagtagtagtagtagtagtagtagtata agcagcagcagcagcagcagtagtagtagtagtagtagtagtagtagtagtagtagtagtagtagtagtagtagtagtagtagcagtagcagtagcagtagcagtagtagtagtagcagcagttgtagtagtagtagtagtagtagtagtagtagtagtagtagtagtagtagtagtagtagtagtagcagtagtagtagtagtagtagtagtagtagtagtagtagtagtagtagtagtagtagtagtagtagtagtagtagcagcagcagcagtagtagtagtagtagtagtagtagtagtagtagtagtagtagtaatagtagtagtagtagtagtagtagtagtagtagtagtagtagtagtagcagtagcagt